CCCCTTGAGGTTGGCATCTTGCTGCCTCAGTGCAGGTGAATACCCTCTGGGTGGCGATGAGAAAATGGATGTAGTCAAGGTCATCGCACTTGGGTGGGTTCATTCGCTTTCCCTCCTATCGACAAAGCTTCACTTTCAGGGTATAATATACGTAAATGAAAAGGGGTTCGCAGTCAACTGCGTAACTCCTATTAAAAACGGAATAATACCAGCTAGAATTTTGGACGGATCTAGGAGGTCAAGTTAATGCCACTGAGTCGCTCAGATTCTACGAATTCAGAGGGCTCCCACCTGATATGCACCCGTCACCCTTTGACAAAATTAAGGCCATAGCTCAAA
The sequence above is a segment of the Candidatus Poribacteria bacterium genome. Coding sequences within it:
- a CDS encoding IS701 family transposase; amino-acid sequence: MNPPKCDDLDYIHFLIATQRVFTCTEAARCQPQG